One Effusibacillus pohliae DSM 22757 DNA segment encodes these proteins:
- the gltB gene encoding glutamate synthase large subunit, which produces MTMRGLPGKQGLYDPSYEHDACGIGFIANLKGKASHETVKKGLEMLCRMEHRGALGSDPETGDGAGIMLQIPHAFFAKTCGEAKIELPAQSRYGVGMLFLPMDETRRAVCEKRLESIIQAEGQHLLGWRTVPTDSGKIGQLARASQPFIRQVLIGASDDIADTISFERKLYVIRKQFEKAVGRDVYVASLSSRTIVYKGLLTPQQLGDFYLDLRDPSFASAFSLVHSRFSTNTFPSWERAHPNRYLIHNGEINTLQGNINWMMAREKMFASDAFGDDIKKVLPIIDMEGSDSAILDNCFEFFVLAGRSLPHVAMMMIPEPWDQDPHMTDPKKAFYEYHSCLMEAWDGPTAISFTDGKRIGAILDRNGLRPARYYVTTDDTIIFASEFGVLDVPEENVLQKGRLSPGRMLLVDLEQGRIVSDEEIKHQIASEHPYRKWLTDNLLPLENLPAADAEPELDSKTILQLQKAFGYTQEELNKQLAPMVTEAKDPLGSMGIDTPLAVLSDRPQLLYNYFKQSFAQVTNPPIDAIREACVISTVTTLGSEGNLLQPDAANCRRIRLEMPILSDEQLAQLRYNPHSDFKVKTLPILFPAANGEEELENALDRLFAAADAAIEDGYSLLILSDRGIDSERAAIPALLAVSGLHHHLVRQGTRTKVSLLVESGEPRDVHQFSMLIGYGADAVNPYLAIATLKQLIEQNVLADVTHAEAVETYIRTATEGVVKVMSKMGISTVQSYRGAQIFEAIGIGQSVIDRYFTRTSSQIGGIGLAEIAKETLMRHAQAFQSEAADKLEPGSDFQWRRDGEYHAFNPKTVHTLQRACRQGDYGLFKKYSEMANEQQLAFLRNLFEFKTDRQPVPIDEVESVESICRRFKTGAMSYGALSQEAHEALAIAMNRIGGKSNSGEGGEDPKRYVPDENGDSRRSAIKQVASGRFGVTSHYLINADEIQIKMAQGAKPGEGGQLPGNKVYPWIAEVRGSTPGVGLISPPPHHDIYSIEDLAQLIFDLKNANPAARISVKLVAKAGVGTIAAGVAKGLADVIVISGHEGGTGASPRTSIKHAGLPWELGLAETHQTLLLNRLRDRVVLETDGKLMTGRDVVIAALLGAEEFGFSTAALVVLGCVMARVCHLDTCPVGVATQNPELRKKFMGDPEHVVNFMRFVAQEVREIMAQLGFRTIEEMVGRTDVLTVGERAKSHWKAKHLDLSPLLYQPDVPVEVGRFYRQPQDHKLDETLDRQQLLKLCEPALVGGQRVQATLPIGNTNRVTGTILGSEVTKRCGAEGLPEDTIRLHFKGSAGQSFGAFIPKGITLTLEGDANDYVGKGLSGGKIAIYPAENATFVPEENVIIGNVAFYGATAGEAYIRGIAGERFCVRNSGAHAVVEGVGDHGCEYMTGGRVVILGPVGKNFAAGMSGGIVYVLAQEAERLAALCNREMVLLEALQDEQEIAEVKSMIEKHVEYTGSRHAQEILDQWEQMVGRFVKVIPKDYKRMLESIEQLKQSGLNEPEAILAAFEINKEKSGKQAAKKIDPQPILS; this is translated from the coding sequence ATGACGATGCGAGGGTTGCCGGGCAAGCAGGGGCTGTATGACCCATCCTATGAACATGATGCGTGCGGGATCGGTTTTATCGCCAACCTGAAAGGGAAAGCGTCGCACGAAACGGTGAAAAAAGGGTTGGAGATGCTGTGCCGGATGGAGCATCGGGGGGCGCTTGGCAGCGACCCGGAAACGGGCGACGGCGCCGGCATCATGCTGCAGATTCCGCATGCGTTTTTTGCGAAAACCTGCGGCGAGGCGAAGATTGAACTGCCTGCACAGAGCAGATATGGCGTCGGCATGCTGTTTTTGCCGATGGATGAGACTCGCCGGGCAGTTTGCGAGAAACGGCTGGAATCGATCATTCAGGCGGAAGGGCAGCACCTATTGGGTTGGCGCACCGTTCCGACCGACAGCGGCAAAATCGGCCAGTTGGCGAGAGCGAGCCAACCGTTCATCCGCCAGGTGCTGATCGGCGCTAGCGACGACATCGCGGATACGATCTCGTTTGAACGAAAACTGTATGTCATCCGCAAGCAATTTGAAAAAGCGGTCGGCCGCGATGTGTACGTCGCAAGCCTCTCAAGCCGGACGATCGTCTACAAAGGGCTCTTAACGCCGCAGCAGTTGGGCGATTTTTACCTGGATCTGCGGGATCCGTCGTTCGCGTCCGCCTTTTCGCTGGTGCACTCGCGCTTCAGCACGAACACGTTCCCGAGCTGGGAGCGGGCGCATCCGAACCGCTATCTGATTCACAACGGAGAGATCAACACGCTGCAGGGTAACATCAACTGGATGATGGCGCGGGAAAAAATGTTCGCGTCGGACGCTTTCGGCGACGACATCAAAAAAGTCTTGCCGATCATCGACATGGAGGGCAGCGACTCGGCGATTCTGGACAACTGTTTTGAATTTTTCGTGCTGGCGGGACGCTCCCTGCCGCACGTGGCGATGATGATGATACCGGAACCGTGGGATCAGGACCCCCACATGACCGACCCGAAAAAAGCGTTTTACGAGTACCACAGCTGCCTGATGGAAGCGTGGGACGGCCCAACCGCCATCTCGTTTACGGACGGAAAACGGATCGGAGCGATCCTCGACCGGAACGGCCTGCGTCCGGCCCGTTACTATGTGACGACGGACGACACGATCATCTTTGCGTCCGAATTCGGCGTGCTCGACGTGCCGGAAGAAAACGTGCTCCAGAAAGGGCGCCTCAGCCCCGGCCGGATGCTGCTGGTCGATCTCGAACAGGGACGGATCGTGTCCGACGAGGAGATCAAACATCAGATCGCAAGCGAACATCCGTACCGTAAATGGCTGACAGACAACCTGCTGCCGCTGGAAAATCTGCCGGCGGCTGATGCGGAACCGGAGCTGGACAGCAAGACGATTTTGCAACTGCAAAAAGCGTTCGGCTATACGCAGGAAGAACTGAACAAACAGCTGGCGCCAATGGTGACGGAAGCGAAAGACCCTCTTGGCTCGATGGGGATCGATACGCCGCTGGCCGTGCTGTCCGACCGGCCGCAGCTGTTGTACAACTACTTCAAACAGTCGTTTGCGCAGGTGACCAACCCGCCGATCGACGCGATCCGCGAAGCATGCGTCATTTCGACGGTGACGACGCTCGGCTCGGAAGGCAACCTGCTGCAGCCTGACGCCGCAAACTGCCGTCGCATCCGGCTGGAAATGCCGATTTTGTCCGATGAACAATTGGCGCAGCTGCGGTACAATCCGCATTCCGATTTTAAAGTGAAGACGCTGCCGATCCTGTTCCCGGCTGCCAACGGCGAAGAAGAGCTGGAGAATGCGCTCGACCGGTTGTTCGCGGCGGCCGATGCGGCGATCGAAGACGGGTACAGCCTGCTGATCCTGTCCGACCGGGGAATCGATTCGGAGCGGGCGGCCATTCCGGCATTGCTGGCTGTCAGCGGTCTGCATCATCATCTGGTCCGTCAGGGCACGCGGACGAAAGTCAGCCTGCTCGTCGAATCGGGCGAACCGCGCGACGTGCACCAATTTTCGATGCTGATCGGTTACGGTGCGGACGCGGTCAACCCGTATCTGGCGATCGCCACGCTGAAACAGTTGATCGAACAAAACGTGCTGGCGGATGTGACGCATGCGGAAGCGGTGGAAACATATATCCGCACGGCGACGGAAGGCGTCGTCAAGGTGATGTCGAAAATGGGCATCTCGACGGTGCAGAGTTATCGCGGCGCGCAGATTTTCGAGGCGATCGGGATCGGCCAGTCGGTGATCGACCGTTACTTCACCCGTACCTCGTCGCAAATCGGGGGGATCGGGCTCGCTGAGATCGCGAAAGAAACTCTGATGCGGCACGCGCAGGCGTTCCAGTCGGAAGCAGCAGACAAGCTGGAGCCGGGCAGCGATTTTCAATGGCGGCGTGACGGCGAGTATCACGCGTTCAACCCGAAAACGGTGCATACACTGCAGCGGGCTTGCCGCCAGGGCGACTACGGATTGTTTAAAAAATATTCGGAGATGGCCAACGAGCAGCAGCTGGCCTTCCTGCGAAACCTGTTCGAGTTCAAGACCGACCGCCAGCCGGTGCCGATCGACGAAGTGGAATCGGTCGAATCGATTTGCCGCCGCTTCAAGACGGGCGCCATGTCGTACGGCGCGCTGAGCCAGGAGGCGCACGAAGCCCTGGCGATCGCGATGAACCGGATCGGCGGCAAAAGCAACAGCGGTGAGGGCGGTGAAGATCCAAAGCGCTATGTTCCGGATGAAAACGGCGATTCGCGGCGCAGCGCGATCAAGCAGGTGGCGTCGGGGCGGTTTGGCGTCACCAGCCACTATCTGATCAATGCGGACGAGATTCAGATTAAAATGGCGCAAGGAGCGAAACCGGGAGAGGGCGGCCAGCTGCCGGGCAACAAGGTGTACCCGTGGATCGCGGAAGTGCGCGGCTCAACGCCGGGAGTCGGCTTGATTTCGCCGCCGCCGCACCATGACATCTATTCGATCGAAGACCTGGCACAATTGATTTTTGACCTGAAAAATGCGAACCCTGCCGCCCGCATCAGCGTCAAACTGGTGGCGAAAGCAGGAGTCGGCACGATCGCGGCCGGAGTGGCAAAAGGGCTGGCCGACGTAATCGTGATTAGCGGGCACGAAGGCGGCACGGGTGCGTCGCCGCGCACCAGTATCAAGCATGCCGGCCTGCCGTGGGAACTGGGGTTGGCGGAAACCCACCAGACCCTTTTGCTGAACCGTCTGCGCGATCGGGTGGTACTGGAGACGGACGGCAAGCTGATGACCGGCCGCGACGTAGTCATCGCCGCTCTGTTGGGAGCGGAAGAGTTCGGCTTCTCGACCGCTGCGCTGGTGGTTCTCGGCTGCGTGATGGCGCGCGTCTGTCATCTTGACACATGTCCGGTTGGCGTCGCAACGCAAAACCCGGAACTGCGCAAGAAGTTCATGGGCGACCCGGAGCATGTCGTCAACTTCATGCGCTTTGTCGCCCAGGAAGTACGGGAAATCATGGCGCAGTTGGGCTTCCGGACAATCGAGGAAATGGTCGGCCGCACCGATGTGCTGACCGTTGGCGAACGGGCGAAATCGCATTGGAAAGCCAAGCATCTGGACCTGTCCCCGCTTTTGTACCAGCCGGATGTGCCGGTGGAAGTCGGCCGATTCTACCGGCAGCCGCAGGATCACAAGCTGGATGAAACGCTCGACCGACAGCAGCTGCTCAAGCTTTGCGAACCGGCGCTGGTGGGAGGGCAGCGCGTACAGGCGACACTGCCGATCGGCAACACGAACCGCGTCACAGGCACGATCCTCGGCAGCGAAGTGACCAAACGCTGCGGGGCGGAAGGATTGCCGGAAGATACGATTCGCCTGCATTTCAAAGGATCGGCCGGGCAAAGCTTTGGCGCGTTCATTCCGAAAGGCATCACGCTGACCTTGGAAGGAGACGCCAACGATTACGTGGGCAAAGGCCTGTCCGGCGGCAAGATCGCGATTTACCCGGCGGAAAACGCAACGTTTGTACCGGAAGAAAATGTGATCATCGGCAACGTGGCATTTTACGGAGCCACCGCAGGTGAGGCTTACATCCGCGGCATCGCCGGCGAACGATTCTGCGTCCGCAACAGCGGTGCGCACGCGGTGGTGGAAGGAGTCGGCGATCACGGATGCGAGTATATGACGGGCGGACGGGTCGTCATCCTCGGTCCGGTCGGCAAGAATTTTGCCGCCGGCATGTCGGGCGGTATCGTCTACGTGCTGGCACAAGAGGCGGAGCGGTTAGCAGCGCTTTGCAACCGGGAGATGGTGCTGTTGGAGGCGTTGCAAGATGAGCAGGAAATCGCAGAAGTCAAATCCATGATCGAAAAGCATGTGGAGTACACGGGGAGCCGGCACGCACAGGAGATTCTCGACCAGTGGGAGCAGATGGTCGGCAGGTTCGTGAAAGTGATTCCGAAAGATTACAAGCGGATGCTGGAATCGATCGAGCAGTTGAAGCAATCCGGGCTGAACGAGCCGGAAGCGATACTTGCCGCGTTCGAAATCAACAAAGAGAAAAGTGGCAAGCAAGCGGCGAAAAAGATCGATCCGCAGCCAATTCTGTCTTAA